A region of Alteromonadaceae bacterium 2753L.S.0a.02 DNA encodes the following proteins:
- a CDS encoding TonB-dependent receptor: protein MLNQISNFKQRLLCTAILTASPLAFAQTETNAAPNNEKNIEEVLVTGIRQSVQKSIDIKRNAGSVVDSITATDIGKLPDATIADSLQRIPGIQITRSGGEGAVVNIRGNGNVTTTLNGEQMLSAGSITTITPDFADIPSTMVSGLDVYKSPEAKHLVSGLAGTINLRTSRPFSLEEGLTAVAKAEATYGSLGKEVDPGFSAFVGWNNNDRLGVSLNLSKSTSYLADYNNGAQGAETGQYGGWSFNASEASSFVVDNLDVNGDGDTNDVFYAFQGHQAGNRFIDRDRTGLNGTLQFRLNDAISFTGDVFYTKMEEYQYFAGFVASQGWQNQTGWFTPDPGGLSEYPNINFPDDELTVNEGNYYTVQSAEYQARAIKTHTQTWAIDKEALNTNLQMDFEVGAISGKVRWIHAEGTNDMARSIVDAHIDSGVQRGDVYQAFGEDPIAANPWGYDGVPAYLPDGSRVPQLDENGNPVTDGDGNPVYADPYYVIPVGISYNNGRQNWTLPMLTVTESDGSETTELLGSNLARYSAKSTNVYGEYTNASLDALRVDASISLNFNHLQSLDVGARYGTREVEKSGWYGGVARTNQYGDAFLARWKDTATRAPYRAGEEPPGGEAESYIEPISFTELQAQGMITAIDDFHGTSGLGTLYFIDPKAMKDPLAWHEKMYGTNITAPDAANVYTVEEATSSAFIQANLEGELFTLPYRANIGFRYVNTAFDVAQSEALQGESAIFGGQEFLLGPGMVAPVGNIIKTDTSYSDVLPAFNFAADLTDNQILRASYNKSVSTHNTDMLGGGLTVNRVANCGLVSNGATVFCATGGGQEGNPTLEPNRNTNADISYEWYFADSSLLSVGLFWVQANTGFESVTIQRDDIPDSDGVVRGYDLNTGEFRGYVEIQTTITTEESSETYGAELGYRQSFDFLDGFWGGFGIDANFTYSPSDGSNHDYYGDKNPASGNSEYQTNFALWYEAHGWEARIAHNYRSEMFVSRKQEVNYHFGYWVAPTNYVDASLAYQFNDWAKISLQATNLTEEYIETYHQWENHIDGRFYNERRLTLGFQLSY from the coding sequence ATGTTAAATCAAATTTCAAATTTCAAGCAGCGCTTGCTCTGCACAGCAATATTAACGGCAAGCCCCCTGGCCTTCGCCCAAACCGAAACCAACGCCGCACCCAACAACGAAAAAAACATCGAAGAGGTATTAGTAACCGGTATTCGCCAGTCTGTACAAAAATCCATTGATATAAAACGCAATGCCGGCTCTGTGGTGGATTCCATTACCGCAACCGATATCGGCAAATTACCCGATGCCACCATCGCCGATTCGCTGCAACGTATTCCCGGCATTCAAATTACCCGGTCCGGCGGTGAAGGCGCGGTGGTGAATATTCGTGGCAACGGTAATGTCACCACCACACTCAATGGTGAACAAATGCTGTCTGCCGGTTCCATTACCACCATCACACCAGACTTCGCCGATATCCCCTCGACCATGGTAAGTGGTTTGGATGTGTATAAATCGCCTGAAGCCAAACATCTCGTCAGCGGCCTTGCCGGAACCATTAACCTTCGCACCAGCCGCCCTTTTTCGCTCGAAGAAGGCTTAACGGCGGTCGCCAAAGCTGAAGCCACATACGGTTCCCTGGGTAAAGAAGTCGACCCCGGTTTTTCGGCGTTTGTTGGCTGGAACAATAATGACCGATTGGGAGTATCGCTAAACCTTTCCAAGTCCACCAGCTATTTGGCCGACTACAACAACGGCGCTCAGGGCGCTGAAACCGGACAATACGGCGGCTGGTCTTTTAACGCCTCAGAAGCCAGCAGTTTTGTGGTGGACAACCTCGATGTGAATGGCGATGGCGATACCAATGACGTGTTCTATGCCTTTCAGGGTCACCAGGCAGGCAATCGGTTTATCGATCGCGACCGCACTGGTCTTAACGGAACACTGCAATTCCGTCTGAACGATGCAATCAGTTTTACGGGCGATGTTTTCTATACAAAGATGGAGGAATACCAATACTTCGCCGGGTTTGTCGCCAGCCAGGGTTGGCAAAATCAAACCGGCTGGTTTACGCCCGACCCAGGTGGTTTAAGTGAATATCCCAATATTAATTTTCCGGATGATGAACTCACTGTTAACGAAGGTAATTACTACACAGTGCAATCCGCCGAGTATCAGGCGCGAGCCATTAAAACCCACACCCAAACCTGGGCCATCGATAAAGAAGCACTCAACACCAATCTGCAAATGGATTTTGAAGTGGGTGCGATCAGCGGCAAGGTACGCTGGATTCACGCTGAGGGAACCAATGATATGGCCCGCAGTATTGTGGATGCCCATATCGATTCCGGTGTGCAACGCGGCGATGTTTATCAGGCATTTGGTGAAGACCCAATTGCTGCCAACCCCTGGGGTTACGATGGTGTACCTGCGTATTTACCCGATGGTTCACGCGTGCCGCAATTGGATGAAAACGGCAACCCAGTGACTGATGGCGATGGCAACCCTGTGTATGCCGACCCCTACTATGTTATCCCCGTTGGCATTTCCTATAACAACGGAAGACAAAACTGGACGCTTCCCATGTTAACGGTTACCGAATCGGATGGTAGCGAAACCACGGAATTATTGGGCAGCAATCTCGCGCGCTACAGCGCAAAATCCACCAACGTGTACGGCGAATACACCAACGCCTCACTGGATGCATTGCGTGTCGACGCTAGTATTTCCCTGAATTTCAATCACCTGCAATCGCTCGATGTTGGGGCACGCTATGGTACTCGCGAAGTGGAAAAATCCGGTTGGTACGGTGGGGTTGCGCGTACCAACCAATACGGCGACGCCTTTTTAGCCCGCTGGAAAGATACCGCTACCCGCGCGCCCTACCGCGCCGGCGAAGAACCACCGGGGGGAGAGGCGGAATCCTATATCGAGCCCATATCATTCACTGAGCTGCAAGCCCAAGGCATGATTACCGCCATCGACGATTTCCACGGTACCAGCGGTTTGGGCACGCTGTATTTTATTGACCCCAAAGCGATGAAAGATCCACTCGCCTGGCATGAAAAAATGTACGGCACCAACATAACGGCCCCGGATGCGGCTAACGTCTATACCGTTGAAGAAGCAACCTCCTCCGCGTTCATCCAGGCCAATCTTGAAGGCGAACTTTTTACACTACCCTACCGCGCCAATATCGGTTTTCGCTATGTGAATACCGCATTCGATGTTGCCCAAAGTGAAGCACTCCAGGGCGAGTCTGCCATTTTCGGTGGCCAGGAATTCTTATTAGGCCCGGGCATGGTAGCGCCCGTCGGTAATATTATTAAAACTGATACCAGCTACAGCGATGTATTACCGGCATTTAATTTCGCGGCTGATCTCACTGATAATCAGATATTGCGTGCTTCCTACAATAAATCGGTGTCGACCCATAACACCGATATGCTCGGTGGCGGTTTAACCGTCAATCGGGTAGCCAATTGCGGCCTGGTTTCCAACGGCGCCACCGTCTTCTGTGCAACCGGTGGCGGTCAGGAAGGCAACCCCACCCTGGAACCCAATCGCAACACCAACGCAGATATTTCTTACGAATGGTATTTCGCCGACTCCAGCCTGCTTAGCGTGGGTTTGTTTTGGGTGCAAGCCAACACCGGCTTTGAATCAGTCACTATTCAACGGGACGATATTCCCGATAGTGACGGCGTGGTACGCGGCTACGATTTAAATACGGGTGAATTTCGTGGCTACGTGGAAATTCAAACTACTATTACCACAGAAGAAAGCTCTGAAACCTACGGGGCGGAGCTCGGTTATCGTCAGTCGTTCGATTTTCTCGATGGATTTTGGGGTGGCTTCGGTATAGATGCCAACTTTACTTATTCGCCCAGTGATGGTTCGAACCACGATTACTATGGTGATAAAAACCCCGCCAGTGGCAATTCGGAATACCAAACCAATTTTGCGTTGTGGTACGAGGCGCATGGTTGGGAAGCTCGCATCGCGCACAATTACCGCAGCGAAATGTTTGTAAGCCGTAAGCAGGAAGTGAATTATCACTTTGGTTACTGGGTGGCTCCCACCAATTATGTCGATGCGTCACTCGCGTATCAGTTTAATGACTGGGCAAAAATCAGTTTGCAAGCGACTAATCTGACCGAGGAGTACATAGAAACGTACCATCAATGGGAAAACCACATAGACGGCCGATTTTACAACGAACGCCGCTTAACTCTGGGCTTCCAGTTAAGCTATTAA
- a CDS encoding Na+/proline symporter: MHLSILDTLVILLYIVATIVIGLWISRKASRSLKNYFLGGNQLPWYLLGLSNASGMFDISGSMLMVSWLFIYGLKSIYIPWLWPVFNQIFLMVFLSVWLRRSGVMTGAEWIKFRFGNNLGAELAHIIVVAFALLNVIGFLAYGFIGIGKFAAIFLPWQLAADSHTNEIFYGLIITAITTFYVVKGGMFSVVFTEVLQFIVMTIACIAVGIIAMVKVSPATLEQLLPTGWMSPGINWQLGLDWSNTLASANERIISDGWSLFSVFVMLMLFKGVLQSLAGPAPNYDMQRVLSAKSPIEAAKMSGFVNVVLIFPRYMLIAGLTVLAVAFFMDELRAMGSGVDFEAILPFVLKNFVPAGLLGLLIAGLLAAFMSTFAATTNAAPAYVVNDIYKRYVQPDAPQKLLVKLSYVVSVVFVCIGTAIGLFIPSLNELVLWIVGALYGGYTASNMLKWYWWRFNGVGYFCGMLAGILTAIPLMFLDLSPLNAFPLLFLICLVCAISGSLLSKPDDLDTLKHFYLTTRPWGFWRPILIACQADNPEIKQNTQFSRDLFNVFVGILWQTSLTAAPIFMVVKHWPGFFAAVIIVAVCSVILKFSWLKRLKNYPQDTCSPENTSSPPVNDTLAVK, encoded by the coding sequence ATGCATTTATCAATTTTAGATACTCTCGTTATTCTTCTTTATATCGTCGCGACAATCGTTATCGGCCTCTGGATATCCCGAAAAGCCTCACGCAGCCTGAAAAACTATTTTCTCGGCGGCAATCAACTGCCGTGGTATCTGTTGGGTCTGTCAAATGCATCGGGCATGTTCGATATCAGCGGTTCCATGCTTATGGTTTCCTGGCTGTTTATTTACGGCTTGAAAAGTATCTACATTCCCTGGCTGTGGCCGGTATTCAATCAAATATTTTTAATGGTTTTTCTGTCTGTCTGGTTGCGACGCTCTGGCGTTATGACCGGCGCCGAATGGATAAAATTCCGCTTCGGCAACAATCTGGGCGCAGAACTCGCACATATTATTGTTGTGGCTTTTGCCTTATTAAATGTGATCGGTTTCTTGGCTTACGGTTTTATAGGTATTGGCAAGTTCGCGGCCATATTTTTACCCTGGCAACTCGCCGCCGATTCACATACCAATGAAATTTTTTACGGTTTAATCATCACAGCCATTACAACGTTTTACGTGGTTAAAGGTGGCATGTTCAGTGTGGTGTTCACTGAAGTATTGCAATTTATCGTAATGACCATCGCCTGTATCGCCGTGGGTATTATTGCCATGGTTAAAGTATCACCCGCCACTCTGGAACAATTACTGCCCACTGGTTGGATGTCGCCAGGCATCAATTGGCAGCTCGGTTTAGATTGGTCGAATACACTCGCCTCTGCCAACGAGCGCATTATTTCTGACGGCTGGTCTTTATTTTCTGTATTCGTGATGTTAATGCTCTTTAAGGGCGTACTACAGAGTCTCGCGGGCCCAGCTCCCAACTACGACATGCAACGCGTGTTATCTGCCAAATCGCCGATTGAAGCGGCGAAAATGAGCGGGTTTGTTAATGTAGTACTCATCTTTCCCCGCTACATGTTAATTGCTGGCCTTACGGTGTTGGCCGTCGCCTTTTTTATGGATGAACTCCGAGCCATGGGAAGCGGCGTGGATTTCGAAGCAATTCTGCCTTTCGTGTTAAAAAACTTTGTACCTGCCGGTCTGTTAGGTTTATTAATTGCCGGTTTATTAGCTGCGTTTATGTCGACCTTTGCGGCGACCACCAACGCGGCTCCAGCCTATGTGGTCAATGATATTTACAAGCGCTATGTGCAACCCGATGCGCCACAAAAGTTGTTGGTAAAACTCAGCTATGTGGTTTCTGTGGTGTTTGTGTGCATCGGCACGGCCATTGGCCTATTTATTCCATCGTTAAACGAGCTGGTATTGTGGATCGTGGGAGCCTTGTATGGCGGTTATACCGCTTCCAATATGCTCAAATGGTACTGGTGGCGATTCAACGGCGTGGGCTATTTTTGCGGTATGTTAGCGGGCATTTTAACGGCGATACCGTTAATGTTTTTAGATCTCTCGCCACTAAACGCATTTCCTTTACTGTTTTTAATTTGCCTTGTATGCGCGATTTCAGGTTCGCTTTTAAGCAAACCGGATGACCTGGACACGCTCAAACATTTTTATCTCACTACCCGCCCTTGGGGGTTTTGGCGCCCCATCCTTATCGCCTGCCAGGCAGATAACCCGGAAATTAAACAAAACACGCAATTCAGTCGCGATCTGTTTAACGTCTTTGTTGGCATTTTATGGCAAACCAGCCTCACCGCCGCGCCGATTTTTATGGTGGTAAAACATTGGCCTGGTTTTTTTGCAGCTGTAATCATCGTGGCTGTTTGCAGTGTCATTTTGAAATTCTCCTGGTTAAAGCGCCTGAAAAATTATCCGCAAGACACTTGTTCCCCCGAAAACACGTCGAGCCCGCCTGTAAATGACACGCTAGCCGTTAAATAA
- a CDS encoding mannan endo-1,4-beta-mannosidase yields MNTSLLLTALRLWLLGLMATAALTGCIGKSDLNTEEANYQPETRPLDVIAGSGGEFAIGSLVTVQGRLVGSASNGESIIWEQTAGTPITVDDWTASPLSFTAPQVDGIESFTFVISGLDRDGEILQRTLVDSEGNSSTEPMQAEVTITVFDPDKVVRFEVEDDSLVTLDSLVLTSEGQDQYISGAVGSHTRDFTPGASVTYSLDTTQLDNLEPGYYSLYVRYAIPASGYGEKGTVVTVNGVPFEFMIPATGTWENYRVGVVSFDEGINTVEIGGGWNYYRVDSIAIIPAAPPAKPLAVAPTLVNPEAIAEAQSLMEFLTGNYGEYTLSGQTEFVNYNNGPLELTEFNKVVDATGGDSPAIVAFDFMDFSSSRVACGATPGTLSEDMITEHQNRNVILSALWHWNAPMHLVDSDCSSDVSGEAWWHGFYTSATSFDLAAALADENSPEYEALVTDIDAIAAELQKFEDAGIPILWRPLHEAEGGWFWWGNAGPEALKALWILLFERLTVAHDLDNLIWVYTFASDLSADWYPGDAYVDIVGYDGYDGNNRDNPFSAQFATLKNRYNGKKLVALTETGTIPDVAAMHDANAWWSFFITWNSDGDQYGPDGAAPADIAASYAFDGVLNLDNLPGGRTKFGPGIYDNFEISVGSWHSQINWSTTPGTKASNSWASSGLYSLAISKDLSQETSVDSLVFQDYPAGGIDVSAATSLTLTARTANAGSTATAKLFVKHGDDWVWVDSGAQAANGEVTLQIDVSAYDWLAGLGVQFENLDGSATAAEFYLDAVALDGEVIADFEPSAEGWQSQINWSNVSGTSVSSSWASDGNRALSLTKDLSAVSGDTPNSVIFQTYPSEGFDVSEITSLTLDVNTMNSGANTTAKLFVKFGDDWTWADSGAEAAVGGSTLTINVSAYDWLAGLGVQFENFDASANAAAFYLDNVRFDGNLATSFEGTGAWDFQVNWASVPGIHLATQWRSDGDLALAGTTQLAAGDNDIILQTYPADGILLDGVATLSLQAFGEAGFAKLWAKDKAGTWRDGGSVAMSNDGVALSLDISDLSELQGFGVQFTEPTNTATPASFYIDAVTFEAAPGD; encoded by the coding sequence ATGAATACTTCCCTGTTGCTCACTGCGCTGCGCTTATGGCTGCTTGGCCTCATGGCCACTGCGGCGTTAACCGGATGCATCGGCAAATCCGACTTGAATACCGAAGAGGCCAATTACCAGCCGGAAACTCGCCCCCTTGATGTTATTGCCGGCTCTGGCGGCGAATTCGCGATAGGCAGCCTGGTGACGGTGCAGGGTCGCCTGGTAGGTTCGGCGAGCAATGGTGAGAGCATAATCTGGGAGCAAACAGCCGGAACCCCGATCACCGTGGACGATTGGACGGCCTCCCCGCTTAGCTTTACCGCCCCCCAAGTAGACGGCATCGAAAGTTTTACCTTCGTCATCAGTGGCCTGGATCGAGATGGTGAAATATTGCAGCGCACTCTGGTTGATTCCGAAGGCAATTCCTCTACAGAGCCCATGCAGGCTGAAGTCACCATTACGGTTTTCGACCCGGACAAGGTGGTACGTTTTGAAGTGGAAGATGACAGTTTGGTAACGCTCGACAGCCTGGTACTTACCTCCGAAGGTCAAGACCAATATATATCCGGAGCGGTGGGCAGCCATACTCGTGATTTCACACCTGGCGCCTCTGTGACCTACTCGCTCGACACCACTCAGCTCGATAACCTCGAGCCAGGCTATTACTCGCTGTACGTGCGCTACGCCATCCCGGCCAGCGGCTATGGTGAAAAAGGCACGGTGGTCACCGTTAACGGTGTTCCCTTCGAATTTATGATTCCCGCAACAGGCACCTGGGAAAACTACCGCGTCGGCGTGGTAAGTTTCGACGAAGGTATTAACACTGTTGAGATCGGCGGCGGCTGGAACTATTACCGCGTCGACAGCATTGCCATTATCCCGGCAGCGCCTCCCGCCAAGCCCCTTGCTGTGGCGCCCACCCTGGTCAACCCGGAAGCCATTGCGGAAGCCCAGTCGCTTATGGAATTTCTTACCGGGAATTATGGGGAATACACCCTAAGCGGCCAAACTGAATTTGTTAATTACAACAATGGCCCATTGGAACTTACCGAGTTTAATAAAGTAGTTGATGCGACTGGCGGTGATTCTCCAGCCATAGTCGCTTTCGATTTTATGGATTTTTCATCGTCACGAGTCGCTTGCGGCGCAACACCGGGCACGCTTAGCGAAGACATGATTACAGAACACCAAAACCGCAACGTGATTTTGTCTGCCCTGTGGCATTGGAACGCCCCGATGCATCTGGTCGACAGCGACTGCAGCAGCGACGTTTCCGGTGAAGCCTGGTGGCACGGGTTCTACACAAGCGCAACCAGCTTTGACCTCGCGGCAGCTTTGGCCGATGAAAACAGCCCGGAATATGAAGCTCTGGTCACCGATATTGATGCCATCGCTGCAGAATTACAAAAGTTTGAAGATGCCGGCATTCCCATTCTGTGGCGCCCGCTGCACGAAGCCGAGGGCGGTTGGTTTTGGTGGGGCAACGCCGGGCCGGAAGCGCTAAAAGCGTTATGGATTCTGCTATTTGAACGACTCACGGTTGCGCACGACCTCGATAACCTTATTTGGGTGTATACCTTTGCCAGCGATTTGAGCGCGGACTGGTACCCAGGCGATGCCTATGTGGATATCGTTGGCTACGATGGCTACGACGGTAATAACCGCGACAACCCGTTTTCAGCGCAATTTGCCACGCTGAAAAATCGCTACAACGGTAAAAAGCTGGTTGCTTTAACAGAAACCGGCACCATCCCTGATGTCGCTGCAATGCACGACGCCAACGCCTGGTGGTCATTCTTTATCACCTGGAATTCCGATGGTGACCAATACGGCCCCGATGGCGCAGCCCCAGCCGATATTGCGGCCAGCTACGCGTTTGATGGCGTACTCAATCTCGACAACCTCCCCGGCGGTCGCACCAAATTCGGCCCAGGGATTTACGACAATTTTGAAATCTCTGTGGGCTCATGGCACAGCCAAATCAACTGGAGCACCACACCGGGAACCAAAGCCTCAAATAGCTGGGCATCCAGCGGCTTATACAGCCTCGCCATTTCTAAAGATTTATCGCAGGAAACCTCAGTTGATAGCCTGGTATTCCAGGACTACCCGGCTGGTGGTATTGATGTGAGTGCGGCGACCAGCTTAACGCTCACAGCACGTACCGCCAATGCCGGCAGCACCGCAACTGCAAAACTCTTCGTGAAACACGGCGACGACTGGGTTTGGGTAGACAGCGGGGCTCAAGCCGCGAATGGCGAGGTTACCCTGCAAATCGATGTCAGCGCCTACGACTGGCTTGCCGGCCTGGGTGTCCAGTTTGAAAACCTCGATGGCAGCGCCACTGCCGCCGAATTTTATTTGGATGCAGTCGCGCTGGATGGTGAGGTGATTGCCGATTTCGAGCCTTCGGCAGAGGGCTGGCAGAGCCAGATAAACTGGTCGAATGTGAGTGGCACCAGCGTCTCTAGCAGCTGGGCAAGTGATGGAAATCGTGCCCTATCGCTCACCAAAGATTTAAGCGCGGTGAGTGGTGATACTCCAAACAGTGTGATTTTCCAAACCTACCCCTCTGAGGGGTTTGATGTCAGCGAAATCACCAGCCTAACGCTCGATGTCAATACCATGAACAGCGGCGCCAACACCACCGCCAAATTGTTCGTTAAATTTGGTGATGACTGGACCTGGGCGGATTCCGGTGCAGAGGCAGCGGTTGGTGGAAGTACGCTCACCATCAACGTCAGCGCTTACGACTGGCTCGCGGGCCTCGGTGTGCAATTTGAAAATTTCGATGCTTCCGCCAATGCCGCTGCTTTCTATCTCGACAATGTGCGCTTCGACGGTAACTTAGCGACCAGCTTCGAAGGCACAGGCGCCTGGGATTTTCAGGTGAACTGGGCCAGCGTGCCGGGTATTCATTTGGCCACACAATGGCGCTCCGATGGCGACCTTGCCTTGGCGGGTACCACGCAGCTCGCTGCGGGTGATAACGACATTATTCTGCAAACCTACCCGGCTGACGGCATCCTTCTCGATGGTGTAGCAACCCTTTCCCTGCAGGCCTTCGGTGAAGCCGGTTTTGCAAAATTGTGGGCGAAAGACAAAGCGGGAACCTGGCGTGACGGGGGATCGGTAGCCATGAGCAACGATGGCGTAGCGCTATCGCTGGATATTTCGGACCTCAGCGAACTGCAGGGCTTTGGTGTTCAGTTTACCGAACCCACCAATACAGCAACGCCCGCGAGTTTCTACATCGATGCTGTGACTTTCGAAGCCGCTCCCGGTGATTAA